ACGAAACGTGGACCTCCTATGACCAGCGACACCGATTTGAATAACGACTCTGTTCAGATACCGAACCCGCGTTTACCCGCCCATTGCCCGGGCTGTGCCTCGGCCCTGAAGGTCACCCGCCTGGACTGCACCGAGTGCGATACGGCCGTGATCGGCGGCTTTCGCCTGCCGCCGCTGGCCCGGCTTGCCCCGGAGGATCAGGCCTTCGTGCTCTGCTTCCTCCAGACCGGCGGCAATCTCAAGGACATGGCCGAACACTACGGCGTCTCCTACCCCACGCTGCGGAACCGCCTCGATGACCTGGTCGAGCATCTGGATTCGTTGGGGGCGGCGGATCGGCCAGAGGAAGAACTCGGCGAAGCAAGTAGCTTCTCGCAATAGATAGAAGGACGCCAGTCTTGGACGCTTCCCACACCCTCGATTCCCACACACGCGAGTCTTCCGTCCGGCGCACGTGGCTGTTCAATCCCTTCCACTACCTGGCCGGCGGTCCGGCGCTGGCCTGGGGACTGGCATGCATCATCTTGACCGCCTGGCTCGGTGGCGCATTCGATTACCGTTACACGGGCACGCTTTCCTTCCAGCTTTCGACACCGACGCCAATCTGGCTCGCCATAGCGCAGGGCCTTATGGCGTGGATCGTACCCAGCGCCCTGCTCTACCTTACCGGGCGCGGTCTCAGCCGTAGCCGCGTACGCCTCATCGACGTCTTCGGCACCCAGGCCCTGGCCCGTGCGCCTGGACTGCTCGTGGCCCTGATCGTGATTTCGCCGCCCTTTCGCGACCTCACGACCTCTCTGATTGCCCAGGGCGCCTCGCACTTCTCGGTCGCACAGCTTGCTGGCCTCACTGCGATGGGTACGGTGATGGTGTTGCTGCTGGTCTGGATCGTGCTTCTGATGTACCGAGGCTTTGCCGTGTCGTGCAATGTCGCCGGTGGCTGGGCGATCGGTGCATTCATCGCCGCCATCGCCGTGGGCGAGGTGGCCACCGGTGCGACGGGACAGCTCCTGCAGGGCACCATCGCCCCTCAGCCCGTGGCCAGCGTACCCGTCCAGTCCGATCAGCACCATCGGGCCGCGCAGCTGGCCACACGGATCCTCGAGGGCCACGAACAGGGCCGCTTTGAAGCCCTGAGTACGGAGGAGGCCGCCGAGTACTTTCGCGTGGGCTTTACCGCGGAGGTACAGCGCCAGAACCACCAGACCATCCGGTTTTTGTTCGGCGCCTTCGAGGGCCTGGACTACATCGAAACCCGATACATGGACAGCCAGCCGCACCTGCTGATCCACCGCTTCAAAGGCCGGTACGGGAATGCGTCCCGGCCACCCGAAGTGCGCGTCGTCCTCGACCGGGACGGCAGGCTGGCGGGTCTATGGATCAAACCCTGGCAGGATGAAATGCTATGAGCAACTATCGCCACACCCAGTTCGGCACGGTCAACGTCGTCATCATTATCGCCATCCTGCCGCTGGTCATTCTGCCCGCGTGGATGGCCGGAGCGGCACCCCTCGTGTGGATGATATTGGTTTTCCTGCTCGGTGTCCTGGCGCTGTTCCACAACCTGACCGTCACGATCGATGGCCAGGACCTGCGCATCAGTTTCGGCATCGGCCTGATCCGGAAGCGGTTCGCCCTGGATCAGATCGAGTCCTGCCAACCGGTCAGGAACTCCTGGCTTTATGGTTGGGGGATCCGGCTTACGCCGCGGGGCTGGCTATACAACGTGTCGGGACTGGAGGCGGTGGAACTGAAGATGAAGAACGGCAAGACCTGCCGCATCGGGACGGACGAGCCCAGGGTCCTGGCCGCTGCGCTTGAGGGGGCGCTGGAAAGGTTGGACAACTCGAGTAATGCGTCGGAGTGAGATGTTGAACGGGCTACCCTGAGTCTCAAGAAAATGCAGAACGCGGCTCCCGTGCGTCGCTGGCCTGGACGGTCATGCGGAAGGAAGCGGGTTTTTCCATGCGTACCAGACTTTATCCTGATATCCGTTCTTCAGTCTGATCTCGACCTCAATACCAAGCACCTCAATCTCTTCGTCGGTCAACAGATCCAGTATTTTGCTTTTCAGTATCTCGGCCTTTCGTGGGTCAATCAGCCGACCTTTCTCGTCTACCATAGGAATACTCCTTCAACCCCGCCAATGTTGGAATATGATGGTTATTAGCCCGCCGATGATCGCAGTTCCCAGTCCATAGACTACCCTCCGCAGGAATTGAAACTCGGCATCAAACTCCGACATCCTCTTGAATGGACATCCACACCGAAAGATCGGCGGCGCGATACACGCTTAAACTCGAATCCTCTATAGTAAATGGTCATAGGGAAAACGGATAATCTCGTGTTTTATCTTGCTGATAGTCTGTTAGCCGATCTACAACACTGGAGCGTAACGTGCCTAAAGTCAACGCCAGGCG
This region of Gemmatimonadota bacterium genomic DNA includes:
- a CDS encoding DUF2089 domain-containing protein, whose translation is MTSDTDLNNDSVQIPNPRLPAHCPGCASALKVTRLDCTECDTAVIGGFRLPPLARLAPEDQAFVLCFLQTGGNLKDMAEHYGVSYPTLRNRLDDLVEHLDSLGAADRPEEELGEASSFSQ